In Rutidosis leptorrhynchoides isolate AG116_Rl617_1_P2 chromosome 6, CSIRO_AGI_Rlap_v1, whole genome shotgun sequence, the DNA window aacagcaaatgaagtaaagtgatcatgaatgatcacaacgccgacctataaataaagcaggtcgatataaataactaacttaggtcaagtcttagtatgatagctattgtacatgttgcaagtagacatagaacaatactcaacatgcatcggtttgatcggaacagcgtacggacacacactttctatttttagaaagtttctatttttagcaggtttccatttttggaaagtttctattttaggaaagtttctatttttggaaagtttctatttttggaaagtttctatttttggaaagtttccaaatttagaaagtttctatttttagaaagttttaagttaggaaagtttccttatttagaaagtcaacagaagtcaactgaaagtcaaagtcaaccgaaagtcaactcaaaagtcaaccttggtcaaacatagtcaacgttaattttaaaagtgtaagttataataataatataagttataacatttattaaagttaaatatgtctaattatgtcataacataagtttaattaaattaaaatgaattattaaagttaatataagtttaaatgatataattaatataacataagtatttaataattaaattataattaaataataactaagccttataataattaaataattaattaatccttattataagtcttatttaatacttatcataagtattttccattaataatgaaagtattattaatcacaagtttaattaaaatgttaattaaatcataagtattaattaaatgatataataaatatatatcataagtcttaaataataataataattaatttttagatcataagtaattaaatgataatgaaatctattatttatatcataagtttaataataaatcccaagttttaaatcaaaagttcatcgggtcgtatcttgagccccgggtgtcggttttcggcgagccttacatatatctccgcctaagcaaaccacccgacactttggtacactcaagaacacaccaagaacagcccacaagtcgtgatatacagccaatacactacttggaactttaattcaatcaaaaacgtgttttagacgtaacgggtgattcgtggcttggattgagatgacccgaacatgaaagttcgccccaccatcagtcctaacacactaacacaccctaaagtcaccaaatatggtcacaaagtcggaccaaacctggttcataccaaaatcacatttcaatcttaacaaaataccactttgatcataattagggttccgggaatcgaaacggtatgaatccggagtctaaaattaatgtcttgatgagaggaactcatttatatactttattttaacttttataacagtcacaataacagaaagacacgaaatagctgctgtcccaattatatcaaaccgaaaacatatgtattcgagtaatttctatgcatacaaacaccattacaacaacaagtaatcatcatactattaatatataatcaaaatacagaaatataatgaaaaatcaaaagttctagggttagggtttataccctaatcaagaaacgagaagtataatcgcgtagagaacggaacgaggaacgcgttgatgcattttaatccttgatccaagctatatgttgaagcaagatgatgatgatgatgggtgtggtGGGTGACGGCCAAGAGAGCAAAAAGGAGGGAGAGAGAGCAAAACAAGAAATTAGGTTTTGATAAAAGAAAATGGAATgtgaaaaataaaatgaaatatgggaaaaatggggagtatactccctccccccTTGAAATTTCGGCTGAATGGGGGTGTgtggagtgggccccactagcccaagttgctaagtgattaattcctgatggcccgaaagcccgaacgagtcccgaaacgcgaaaacgcacttacgcgattaaaaatccggaaagataataaacgcgcgacgaaaaataaatataaataccctatataattatatgaccttaaaatatcatatttaaaataattaggatttaaatatcccaaaaacgcgaccgttggtttgaaaaccgaaaagattcgccggacagaaatccgcgacacgtagaaacgtacgatttaaaatatgaatacaaatattcatttaacacataataattaatatattattacaaaaataataatataggtcatagaaatgacgtggcacgataccaattaacggtcgttaaataattaacggtaaaagataacggaaaaagtagggtcgttacacagatcaagacattggtcaagagtataagactcatgtcgatgtactataggaccacttgagcatgatcaaggttagaagctatggaactactataagtctagtacatggtggataactaagggatttattgggtagatttaagtaagggctggtttaaatcataaatgggaatttaacgcactataatacaaactaagcttataaatctttaaggatgactgagaaccattagaggttctaatttgtctacaaacccttagattttaccaaaccattgacagaaagggattcgaaacacaatcataaccactcacttgggtgatacactaaggtgttaagaaaggttggatattatatatatacggttgtgctactttattcgtgcgcccaaagtatgcattgcatccaagatgggccgcttatatccttaaaccggataaagtgtcgggagttgagcatagtccatccgatcagaatcttcaaagcctagttcctcgtgacatgctaaccgggaaaccgcttagtagggaatctagtgtttacaccaaggtatatctatccagtgAGTGTCTCATAATCACtctgacactacgttatcttaaatcatggtgaaccacatcttctctgtccttagctgttgcatgctagctagcttattttaattatattgctttaatattttaaatacaattataaatcaaatcaacccaactatttcctttacacaatttgatatttcggataaaagtggtgtctagaataaaccggttggacttggttgttggattttccgaacagtcgccaatttattgggacccaaaggatcctgcctctccacacaaggcgtacctggccactagtcttggatactaaattgtgtataaacccaatcttaattactaaattatctgaataagcttcatttcaaattcgaccgctcaaggaacgaccctaggtcatatttgcccttgctaacccataggaaggaataatagatttaggcccagcatatataaattaaacaatcaacttcttcctttgatatcctgaattgacgttttgcgacctaacgacaccgcataaataaaccgtctgatTCGGGCATATCAGGACACGAACCCGATTACAAGCATAAAAATGACACGTTTAGGACTTGAATTTATTCTTAAAGTTTCGTTTAGAATTTAACCGTTCTTCTTTACCTTAGGACGCACACGAGACATTCCTATCCGCGCTACTTGACTATTTACTTGTTCGTTAGCTTAACTGTATTTCTCGATAGTTTTTGAGGTGAGACTTCATAGCCCCGTTTTTACTATGTTTTTATACTTAGGGTGAGATAACATTCATGTTATTTATTTACGTTTTGGCCACAAGTGTTACAAACTTATTCTATGCTTGAAATGATAATCACAAATCCCTAACTCAGTAATGGTTAGTTACCAATTTGGTAAGCGCGAATCATAttaatagatctatcgagtttgacaactccGCCCGGGTTAGTCGCTCtaacattcaacgggtgtttattACTTCGAGTTATGCACGTGATTAGGTGGATAGTTATTTACATAGGGTATTTATTGATACGTTAAGCTTAATTACTGAGTGCTCAGATTGCATAGAACTTTTTACGGTTTTTGGATtactttgaaatcttgtggtccacataTTACTTATTTACATAAACCTacaagctcaccaacattcgtgttgacgttttagcATGTTTATCTCGGGTACATAGCTTACGCTTTCGCGCATTCTGATTAAAGGTCAAACATGGTTACGTTTTTGAAGTCTTGGCATATTCTTATGACGATCATGTTGACTAAACATTCATTTATATTTTTGTACTTTCATTTTAATGTAATGTACTACTTTTGACATGTTGGTCCAACATTGTATTTTGAAACTATGTAAATGAATGTACTtttgttaaaacgtctcatattgagGGAGTGGATCAAGTTATGGGCCTCTTGTTATTGTACCGTGTCATGGCGGTTTTGACAGGGACATTACACTTCTCGAATATCGTTAGGCTATAAGCTCTTTGGTCAAGGGCGCATGTAAGTATAGACTAATAGACTTGTGGGATCGCGTGGCACTATTAGTTCGGAATTTTTTGTTACAAAATACTGTTCAAACTGTACAGAACGCCACAAAAATCAACTGTAGGACAACATATATTTGTGGAATTTATGATTTACTGGAGATAAACAACTACTAAAATATTAttcgaatataattagttttgaaaaaaatttcaaaaccttGTCAAAGTCTTACCCTAAATTTGCCACTAAAGGTTAATTTGGTTATATTATTAAAGCCGTTAAGTTTGGTTATTGGTTGGTAACCAGTAAGTTTTTAGCTTGTTAGATGGTTCAAATGTATTCCTTTTGTTCTCTTTATTTATCGTTTTGATGAGTATCAACCTTTATTTATTTAGTTTCTTATTTCATCAAAGAACAAATAAATAGTTAAATTGTTTATTAGAGAATACGGATACGGAGTATTTGTATCCTTTATCGACGCGTTTACTTTATGACCAGCGTAGTCTTTTACATCTTTCTACAGTGGTTAAAAGAATGGAGATGGTAAGCTGACAAGGGGAAGGATAAAAGCCGTAAGGTATGGACGCCACGTGTATTTTTATGCACATGTGACAGCCAATGAAAGGGCGTTGAAGGAATTTGAGGAGGTGTAGCTGTTAATGAATTTTAAAATAATTAGTACGGAGTAATATGTTGAGACCTACATAGTATTTCCAAAGTCGGTGGAGCGTTAGATGCACAATGAGGACAGGGACCTCATCGACtttttacttgaaattattttattTTACTTCTGTATATGATATGATGTGTATAACTTCGAAGGTTGAATTATTCTCTTGTGCATTAAAAGGTTTAATGTAATAATTCTTATCATCCTCTACTCTTTTATATGCGAACTTTGCAAGAGAATGTTGTCGGTATCTAAACTGACAAGGCTACCAAAATGAAAAAATATATTAAAGAAAACGTGTAGACCGGTAGTTACACGTAACCTTGTGTTACCTTTGTCAACCCACCAAACTCACGCCATAATAGTCGGAAGCCTGTAAAACACATCCCCCGAACCCAAAGGCTTACTCCAGAAGCAACGTGATATTACTTGATCGAGGGGATCCGCGTATCACAAGGTCAATCAGTAGCCCAACGATCAACGTATCCAAAAGGAACGCCAGACCGAAGGGATCAACATAACGACAAGTGAAGCCAAAAGCTTTCCACAATATAAGTAAAATCTTGCACTCCCTTGATTCGAACTTGCTCTTTATTCAATCAAATTCCACACATGGTGCCCCTGGATCATAAGCGACGGGTACCGTTGGAACACATGGTCATTGGTTGAAAAATATATTGTTAGAGATACCGTATAGTAAAGAGTCTGAGTTGGTGGTGTGAATTTATTTGTTAATGTAACGGTGTGGGTTGAAAATGTAAAGTTATGGTGGTGTAAATTTGGAAATTAATTGGATGTGTTATCATAATGTGCCAGAATATAATTAAAAGTTGAGTGAAAAAGATTAAATAATTAGattcaaataatactaataatcaaaaATGAATTAGAACAATTAGAAGAAAGCAATGAGCGTTGCTTTATTTGTGAGTTTTCAACTCACGTCCAATAATTTTTAGGCCACACGCCATAAAAAGTAGTGAGAAGACGTTTGTTTTTCCATTTCATCAACCCACGAGCGTGGGTAGTGCGGGTAACAAATGCTCTTAGACCATATGGAACCATCAAATACCCATGCCATGGAAATCTATGTGGCACAAAAGCCACGGCTTAAAACCAAGTAACGAGGCGTTACTTTTAGGTGTTAGTTAAACGTGAGTTGGAATCTCATCGAAAACGCCACACACGTTGGTTAATTtctattgttttttttttatatctatttTTCACTTTACTCCCAATTATATTTAGCCACGTCATCACAACATTCCCAACCAATAAACAAACCCACACTCAATTACTTCACATTTTCAACTCACACTGTCacatcaataaaaaaaaaaaaaaaaaaaactcacaccATGTCCACACCTACAACCATTACAAATGGTTTTAGTCCTATCTGTATAGTTTATAATTGAAGTATTTCATATTTACTACAACTATATAATAGTAATTTATCAATTAATTTGTTTAACGGAATGATTTATCAATTATTAGTTTTTAAAGATTAATGTGAAGAGAAAAATTTACAAATGGATGAGGTGTTTGGAAAAAATAAGGTTGAACCAATGTGAATCTATAATACATCTTGTAACGATGTGTTTAAGGTGTGAGAATTAATGGTTACATTCTAATTCTATTAGAGTCGTGAAGATACTGACCAATAAGATAGGTCAACCAAGTTAAGATCATTCACTAAGCAATTTTTTAATATTGTGGTGTTGTGAGGGAGATTTTTGCTGACGTAACATTGTTGTGGGATAGATGGCATAGGGCGCTGTGGTAAATGTATTGTTGTGCTGTTGTGGAACGCTGATGTGACATTTAtaattcatttttttatttttaacaagTATTTAAAAAATTAAATCAAATAAAGTAAAACAtattgttttaattaaataaaatcaaacattaataaataaaatacatTAATTAAGATTACAACTTAATTCCTAAATATACattaaataaaatacattatcCGAAAAcgattacgataaaataaattgcaacATTTATCAATACTTTCCATCTCCTATTGTATCGTCACGGACTCAACTCTCACTCGCGTAAGGACAACcaggtacatcttcatcatcagtaGGGACCCGACCGTGACTTGATTGGCCCATGTTTACGAGATACAACTCAATTCGACTAGGTCGTGTCTTGGCGCGCTCTTTTTACGCATCTCATTGCTCATCCGTAAACAGAAACATCAACACTTGCTGCTCTTCGTCGAAATATACAATTTGCGTAAATACGTATGGTGTTTATTTTTCGAGgaattttttcaactttgaccaatCAAAGTCGGAAATATCGACATCTTCAAAAGATTTTTTCCCGTCAATGTATGACTTCCAGTCATACTCAGCTCTACTCCCGTAATGCACATCAATGGAAACTTTGTTTGAATTCACGGTGTGAAAATGTGGAGtgtgtttgatatatatgtatatagagagaAATGGTATGTATATAGAGAGAAATGTGGAGTGTATATTTATAATCAAATTTATAATGGATATATGCAGATTTCAAATTTAAATCGGAGCCTTCTCCTGCAGAACCAACCAATCGGAATGCACCTTCGACCGTTGTAGCCTCCGTTGAAACGTCCCACAACGACACGACGAATTGGACCACAACGGCTGCACAGAGCCCGTTGTGATCGATTTCCCGCAGCGATATGAGCACAACGACGTGCGTAGTGCATGATCTAACATATTAACCATGAAAATAACACATGCATGAACATTTCCTTTTGTAATGTGTGTTAACGAGCTGGGGCCTCCAAGCTGTGAATTTGTACGTGTATCGGTGGTTTGAacgtttatatttatttacatgagTAGTGTAACGTTTTTAAGCAACGATTGTTTCAACATTGATAGTAGCAGTCAATATTTTTAGTTACAGATTAGTCATAACTTAGTAGATACAAAAGTGTTGTCAAAGATTTGTAGACACTTTGCAACAGTGACTAAAGGAGTTGCCATTGAACGTCTATTGTGATAAAGAGGTAATAGAACATAAAATTTATACTGACTATTTAGCACTTCAATAAGTATATAACCTCACATAAAATGCATCCTTTCTTCATTAATTAATTAGATAGCCATGTATTTTAGTAATTAAACTAGTTTTTGGAGGTCCGTGTTTCGCTACGGAGATCAAATccacatacacatataatttcaatacttttcttaatcaataataaataaacggGTTATAAAATAAGGTAAATTATAAGTCTGCtttcaaaaatagataaaaataatcattaccttttgtatataagataaaaataGAGGTAAAAAGTAAGTGCTTAAATggtaaagtaaataaaaattataatataataaatataatgttttaaactgtgtatttttaccTAAAGACTATTAATATTAGATCGAGAAGTAACATATaacaatattttataatacttaaaaagtaaacaatttttctattttgtatgtaatatttgtatatgtTCGGTTTCATATTGGCAGGAGGTTTCCTTGAAAACAATCTCTCTACTCGTcaaagagagagatgactttctctgctTTTGTGAGTGTTTCACTTGGGGTGGAGAAACGACTTTTCTTTATTCAAGGATAGATGATGAATATCTACGTCTCACCTCTCCTATAACCCATAcatgtgggattgagttttgttgttgtgttgttgtgtacaccaaattatatattttaaagaaaaatcaaagaaaTCATTTGCTCAATTACTCAACTAACGTTTTAACCTCCAAAACTCACCAATGGGTCTCTGGGATGGCTCGTCTACTAAAAACCCTAATCAGACTATTTATTATATAAACAAAATCACTTTTCCATTAATTAACTCATTTCTCCAATCTTCTTTCTCCCTTCTCTCATCCCATATCCCCCATTCTCTTTCTCATTCTTTTCTTGTTATTCTTTTACTTATCATCTACTAAATGTTTAATATCTAATTAGGTAATTTAAATTAGTTCGTTATGAATACTTTGAATATTGAAGGTTTCCAGATCTGTTGTATAATTCTTTTAGCCCACATGACTTCATTTTAGTTAATCTAGTTTGTTTAAAAATTATGCTATGGTGTATCTGAAGCTCGTAAATGTaatatcataattttttttttgtttttcgacTCAAATTTTTATTTGTATATCGatatacataatatgtatatttatagttgcAAAATACGGAGCAACTGTGTTTATCTATGGATTAATATTTTATACTACATTGTGGTAAGgggaaaaaaaaatttatactccattgtggttaaaaaaaaaaaaaaacatttgctacagtagctacagtgattGCTACAGTAGCTACCGTAATTTTAGGCGAAGTGGCGAGATATTATTGGTCTCCATTGTCCAtctttagtatatagtataatataatataatataatataataataatataatataatcaatATATAATTCACTTATAATTTTTATAGACTTCATAAATAATTAAACGACCATGCAATTTAATAACTAATTGAGTATATAACTTCATAAAATATGTGAAGCACGTTGTTGCGCTAAATAATTTTGCTCATTATATCTATAATTACAATTTTCTTATAGCCGATTGGTAGTAATCAACTAATCATTTACttacgacaagttaataaaaacatCAAAAAAATACTCGTATTAGTGGATGatgaaaagaaaagaaatataaaGAAGGGTGAAATGATTTTGCTCTATCTATTAAACACCAGTTCACTGATataaatatatgcatatatgtaatatattgtttTGCATTGATAGTTTATATTTACAAAACGCATTTCAATAATTGGTACATATTTAAAATgaataaaacttaaaaattaatatACTATGAAAAGTTTGAAATCGTGGAAAAAAGTAAATATTTCATCTGTTCCAGTTTAGTAGTCACCGAATAAAAAAACGCATAATTTAAGAAATAACATTAATATCACATtctattttctttatatatatactttattgctTAACCATAACTTTTTTCTacatttgttttatattcatgaagtAAAGATATAAATGCTTATAGAAATTGACTAGCAATTTAGAACATtcgaaaaaggaaaacaaaattatagtcattattataatttacactaataaaaataaaaataatcataataatataataataatcatcataaattcataataataatatttagtactccgtgttactaatattaatattaataattaattaataataggtaCGTGTAAAGGCCTTTAAAACAAGTAACATGGGTTGTTATTTTAGTTACTTCTTTTAATCAATACGTGATATTAACTACTCCATACTTCGAGACATCAGAACATGAAAAATTATATGTTAATCGTGACTCATATAATGAGTCATGTTATATGTTAATTGTAGACTCATATCACTTCATATAAATTACTCTAGAATTATATTCGAACTcgttttctattatttatttttttctttccttttttcaTATTTTACTACATCTAAATAACGACCTCATCAACGCACTTAAATGGTTTTGGTCCAATTCGGAAATCTCCAAAGGATGTAACGCATCTTTCTTCACCCTTATACCCAAAAACACCAACCCTATTGGATTGAACGAATACCGCCCTATTTGTCTAATTGGAAGTTATTACAAAATCCTAACCAAAATCCTTGCTAATCGTCTCGCAAAAGTCATCCACAAGGTCATTGGGGTTGAGCAGACTGCCTTCCTCAAAGGTCGGAACATCTTAGACAGCGTGATAATTGCTAACGAAATAATCGACGAACTTAAACGTAAAAAACGTAAAGGCCTAATCTTCAAAGTTGACTTCGAAAAAGCTTTCGACTGTATCGAGTGGGACTTCCTATTCAACACCATGCACTACATGGGATTTGGACCTAAATGGATCAGTTTCATCCGTGCTTGTCTTTCCTCATCATCTATTTCCATCCTTGTCAATGGCTCTCCCACCGACGAATTCTGTCCCGAAAGAGGTATACGTCAAGGTGACCCTATCTCGCCTTTTCTCTTCATCATCGTCGCCGAAGGTCTCAACATTCTCACCAAACGGGCATTAACTAATGGACACCTTCGAGGAATCAATGTTGGTAACGACAACATCACTGTTACCCACCTTCAGTACGCCGACGACACTATTTTCTTCGGAGAATGGAGTAAAAGAAATGCCAAAAATATTTCCAAGCTCCTCAAATGCTTCGAGAGAATCTCTGGACTCAAAGTCAACTTCCGAAAAAGTAAACTTGGTATCGGAACTACTCCTCACGAATCTGAAGATATGGCGAATTATATTGGGTGTTCTTCCGGTACCACTCCCTTCACATATCTTGGCCTCCCCATCGGTGTTCCCACTTCACATCCTTCCTCTTGGCAACCAATCGTGGAAAAGTTTGATAAAAGACTATCCGATTGGGCGGCAAAATCAGTCTCTTTTGGCGGCCGACTTACCCTCATTAAATCAATCCTAAGCAGCATACCACTTTACTACTTCTCTCTCTTCCACGCACCGTCCTCCATCCTTACCCTCCTTGAAGCCAAAAGACGAAAAAATTTTTGGGGTGGTTCATCAACAGAAAATAAAATCAACTGGATAAAATGGGATCTAATACTTCTTCCTTATGAAAATGGTGGTTTAAATGTTGGCTCTCTTTTCAGCAAAAATATCTCactactatgtaaatggtggtggcgatttaaaaatgaaaaaaaatgctTTATGGGTCAAAGTTATTACTAGTATTTATGGGAAGGGCGGGGGGTTGGGATCTAACGTTTCTtgcaggaacatttcaggtcgcacagttttgaaagaaatcatcaaagcAGGAAACATCGCAGATAGCACGGGCTCCTCATTCTCCTCTGCCATCACAAAATGTCTCGGAAGCGGTGATACCATTGAATTCTGGAATGACATTTGGTTTGGTTCGGAATGTTTTAGCACTCTTTTTCCAAGATTATACAGGCTTGAGACCAAAAAAGAAGCATCAATCGCTGAAAGAATCACACACATCAACGGTTCCTCATCGGGTAATTGGTGTTGGACAAGGCCTCCAACTGGACGAGTCCTCAACGAACTTACAGAACTAAATAACATAGTATCTTCCATTGCACTTTCAGATAAACCCGACTCTTGGAAATACACTCTCGACCCTTCCGGAACATATACTACCAAATCATTGGCACACTTGATAAACACACTAAAGTTTGGTGGTAACGCTCTTAGCACATCGATTCCTCGAAACAAACTCTTGCCCCAAaaggtctac includes these proteins:
- the LOC139853921 gene encoding uncharacterized protein gives rise to the protein MGFGPKWISFIRACLSSSSISILVNGSPTDEFCPERGIRQGDPISPFLFIIVAEGLNILTKRALTNGHLRGINVGNDNITVTHLQYADDTIFFGEWSKRNAKNISKLLKCFERISGLKVNFRKSKLGIGTTPHESEDMANYIGCSSAKISHYYVNGGGDLKMKKNALWVKVITSIYGKGGGLGSNVSCRNISGRTVLKEIIKAGNIADSTGSSFSSAITKCLGSGDTIEFWNDIWFGSECFSTLFPRLYRLETKKEASIAERITHINGSSSGNWCWTRPPTGRVLNELTELNNIVSSIALSDKPDSWKYTLDPSGTYTTKSLAHLINTLKFGGNALSTSIPRNKLLPQKVYIFIWRAFQNKIPVRFELDKRGIDLDSILCPLCDVDIETTEHILGLCPNSALIWKLVLDWWAQDNTLISNLNDVIINNQAFASNNFGSTIWQATKWITCYIMWKHRNLKVFSKKVWSPASILSEIQTQSYSWISKRSRTKKTIEWHQWLINPSFFVAEPPQRVGIG